In Leishmania mexicana MHOM/GT/2001/U1103 complete genome, chromosome 34, one DNA window encodes the following:
- a CDS encoding putative ribosomal protein L15: MYLNELWKKKSSDVMRFIQRIRSWEFRHQHTVVRLRRPTRPEKARMLGYKTKQGFCVFRVRVRRGGRKRPVHKGITYGKPKTSGVLGMKLNKNNQAVAEQRLGKRFGNLRVLNSYWVNMDSTFKWYEVIAVDPMCKTIRRDPRINWIVNSVHKHREQRGLTSAGRKHRGLRHKGHKASKLRPSYRAAWRRNNRIVFLRKR; encoded by the coding sequence ATGTACTTGAACGAGCTGTGGAAGAAGAAGTCTTCCGATGTGATGCGCTTTATCCAGCGTATCCGCTCGTGGGAGTTCCGTCACCAGCACACGgtggtgcgcctgcgccgccccACGCGCCCGGAGAAGGCCCGCATGCTTGGCTACAAGACGAAGCAGGGCTTCTGCGTATtccgcgtgcgcgtgcgccgtggTGGCCGCAAGCGCCCGGTCCACAAGGGTATCACGTACGGTAAGCCGAAGACCAGCGGTGTGCTTGGTATGAAGCTCAACAAGAACAACCAGGCCGTTGCGGAGCAGCGTCTGGGCAAGCGCTTCGGCAACCTGCGCGTGCTGAACTCGTACTGGGTGAACATGGATTCCACGTTCAAATGGTACGAGGTCATCGCCGTTGACCCGATGTGCAAGACGATCCGCCGCGACCCCCGCATCAACTGGATCGTCAACTCCGTGCACAAGCACCGTGAGCAGCGTGGTTTGACTTCTGCTGGTCGCAAGCACCGTGGTCTGCGCCACAAGGGTCACAAGGCCTCCAAGCTGCGCCCGTCGTAccgcgctgcgtggcgccgCAACAACCGCATCGTGTTTCTGCGCAAGCGTTAA
- a CDS encoding putative 60S Ribosomal protein L36, whose product MPAPTPRTGIIAGFNKGHVTTRRPRQPSPNDRFAVPHKHLRAVKAIIADLVGLSPLEKRVQEFLRVGKEKRALKYCKKRLGDFTAAKKKRAKMEEALRHATKKHH is encoded by the coding sequence ATGCCTGCTCCCACTCCTCGCACCGGCATCATTGCCGGCTTCAACAAGGGTCATGTGACGACCCGCCGCCCGCGCCAGCCGTCGCCGAACGACCGCTTTGCCGTGCCCCACAAGCACCTGCGTGCTGTAAAGGCAATCATTGCGGACCTCGTCGGCCTCTCTCCCCTGGAGAAGCGCGTTCAGGAGTTTCTGCGTGTCGGCAAGGAGAAGCGTGCCTTGAAGTACTGCAAGAAGCGTCTCGGCGACTTCACTGCGGCCAAGAAGAAGCGCGCgaagatggaggaggcgcttCGCCATGCGACCAAGAAGCACCACTAG